The genome window GTGTCTGGGCGCATGGTGACTTCATCGAATTCACCGAGCACGGCGGCGCCATCATCTACGGACGTTCCGACGCCACTCTGAACCCGGGCGGCGTGCGTATCGGCACCGCAGAAATCTACCGCCAGGTGGAAACCGTGGCTGAAGTGAAAGACAGCCTTGTGGTTGGCCGCCAGATCGACGGCGACGTAGAAGTGGTTCTGCTGGTGGTACCGGCCGATGGCCAGACCATCACAGGTGACCTGCGCAAACAGCTCAAAACCCGGATTCGCGAAGGCGCCAGCCCCCGGCATGTGCCCAAACACATTGTCGAGGTGGCGGACATTCCCTACACCCGAAGTGGCAAGAAAGTAGAGCTGGCGGTTGCCCGCCTGATCAATGGTTCCAGCAAGGCGGATAATCGCGACGCCCTGGGTAACCCGGAAGCGCTGGACCATATCCGCGAGCGATTGGCAGAGACCAACCTGTTACCGTCCGGCTGAGGAGCGGAGCTCGAGTGGCACATGGACGTGCCCGCCCGGGTTTTGGGAGGCAAGAAACTCGCCGTGATACTCCCAGGCCATTTGAATCAAAATGTTAGAAAATTTCGTAAATTCCCACCATTTCATCGTGCTGTAACCGAAGATCAGGCATTTTTAGTCCGTTCTAATACTAAGATCGTAACCAAAATTTACGAAAAAATGGTATCTTAGTAGGTCTATCAAAAGTTCCTAACTCAGTCATCGCTCAGGTCGGTCGTTCACAAGACGCCTGACCTCGCCATGACCGTCCTGAACCCACCTATTAGCCTGAGGACGAAAATGACATCATCCAAAGCAAAGATTGTCTACACCCTGACCGACGAGGCACCAGCCCTCGCGACGCGGTCACTTCTTCCCATCCTGGAAACCTACGCCAAGCCAGCTGGTATTGAGTTCGAAACCAGCGATATTTCCCTCGCGGCACGTATTCTGGCGAACTTCCCGGATTACCTTGAAGAAGATCAGCGGGTTCCGGATGCACTGACAGAGCTGGGCGCTTACACAAAAGATCCCGATGCCAACATCATCAAACTGCCCAACATTTCAGCCTCCATCCCGCAGCTGCGCGAGGCAATCAAGGAGCTGAATAAGCAGGGCTTCAAGGTTCCGGAGTACAAGGAGCACCCGGAGACCGACGAGGAGCAGGAAATCCAGTCCCGCTACGCGAAGGTTCTGGGCAGTGCTGTTAACCCGGTTCTGCGTGAAGGCAACTCCGACCGTCGTGCGCCTGCCGCCGTCAAGGCGTTTGCCCGCAAATACCCGCATTCCATGGGTGAGTGGAGCCCGGCCTCCCGCACCCACGTTGCCCACATGCGTGGTGGCGATTTTTACTCCAGCGAGCAGTCGGTCACCCTGGACAAGGCTACCAACACCCGCATCGTGTTTGAGAACAAACAGGGCAAACAGACCGTCCTGAAAGCCGAGCTGCCGCTGCAGGAAGGCGAAGTTCTGGACGGTATGTTCATGAGCAAGAATGCGCTGGTGAAGTTCTTCGAAGACGCTATCGAAGACTGCGAAAAGACCGGCGTGATGTTTTCCCTGCACGTGAAAGCGACCATGATGAAAATCTCTCACCCGATCGTCTTCGGTCACGCGGTGAAGGTTTTCTACAAAGACCTGTTCGAAAAGCACGGTGAGCTGTTTGACGAAATCGGCGTCAACCCGAACAACGGTCTGTCCAGCGTTATTGAGAAGATCAAGCAACTGCCCGAGTCCAAGCAGGAGCAGATCCAGGAAGATCTGCACGCGTGCTATGAGCACCGTCCGGAAATCGCTATGGTAGATTCCGTGAAGGGAATCACTAACCTGCACGTGCCGAGCGATGTCATTGTTGATGCCTCCATGCCGGCCATGATCCGTAACTCCGGCAAGATGTGGGCCCGGGACAACAAGCTCAAGGACACCAAGGCGGTAATGCCGGAGTCCACCTATGCGACCATTTACCAGGAAGCAATCAACTTCTGTAAGACCCATGGCGCATTCGACCCGACCACGATGGGTACCGTGCCAAACGTCGGTCTGATGGCTCAGAAGGCGGAAGAATACGGCTCCCACGACAAGACCTTTGAAATCAAGGAAGACGGTGTTGTTCGCGTGATTACCGAAGACGGCACTGTGTTGACTGAGCACAATGTTGAAAAAGGTGATATCTGGCGCGCGTGCCAGACCAAGGACCTGCCGATTCGGGACTGGGTCAAGCTGGCGGTCAGCCGTGCTCGCGCCACCGGTATGCCAGCCGTTTTCTGGCTGGACGATGAGCGTGCCCACGACGCCGAGCTGATCAAGAAAGTTGAGACTTACCTGAAGGACCACGACACTGACGGTCTGGACATTCGCATCATGTCTCCGGTCCGCGCGATCCGCTGGACCATGGAGCGCCTGATTCGTGGTCTGGACACCATCTCTGTGAGCGGTAACGTTCTGCGCGACTACCTCACTGACCTGTTCCCGATCCTGGAACTGGGCACAAGTGCCAAGATGCTGTCCATCGTACCGCTGCTGAATGGCGGTGGTCTGTATGAGACCGGCGCTGGCGGTTCTGCGCCGAAGCACGTACAGCAGCTGATTCAGGAGAACCACCTGCGCTGGGATTCGCTTGGCGAATTCCTGGCCACAGCGGTGTCTCTGGATGAACTGGGCGAGAAGCAGAGCAATGAACGAGCCCGTCTGCTGGGTCAGACCCTGGACAAGGCTACAGAGCGCCTGCTGGAGAACAATCAGTCTCCGTCCCGTGTTACGGGCGAGCTGGACAACCGCGGTTCTCACTTCCACCTGGCGCGCTACTGGGCCGAAGAGTTGTCCAGGCAGGATGGTGACAAGGAACTGAAGGAGTTCTTCGCCAAGCTGTCCAAGCAGCTGGAGGAAAACAAGGACAAGATTTTACAAGAGATGACCATGGTTCAGGGTAAACCCGCCGACATTGGTGGTTATTACCATCCGCCGATGGAGTTGGTTTGCAAGGTGATGCAGCCGAGCGAAACCTTGAACAAGATCATGTCCGATGCCCGTGCGTCGGTGAAGTAAAGCTGAGGGATCCTGGTCCGGCCGCTGGCCGGACTGCCTGAAGTAAAACCCGGAAAGCCGGCCAAGGCTCTCCGGGTTTTTTGTGTCTGTTCTTAATAGTCGTCCGGTTCTTCTTCGTAGCCTTTGCCTGCTTCTCCCGCCCGGCGTAGCTGATACATGGTGACTGGCGGCCCGATCAGCTCGAATAACACGGTGGAGCCGATAATGAGCGGCAGGACAAACGTCAACTCCGGCATACGGTGAGTCGCGACCAGGGCCAGACCCATGGCCACCCCCGCCTGAGGCAGCAGGCAGGCACCGTTGCGTGCGCGTACGACGTGGCTGGAGCCCGCAAGCACGCCGCCGGTATACCCGCCAAGGACCCTGCCGGCGACCCGGGCCAGAATATAGACGGCCCCGAGGATGCCCAGCGTCGGCAGTACTTCCCAGTCCAGGCCGAAGCCGGCCAGAAAGAAAAACGTTGCCAGGAAGGGTTCAATGATGCCTTCAATGGAGCGGAATGGCCTGACATGATGGTGCGCCCTGTTGGCCACGGTTACGCCCAGGGTCATGCAGGTAAGCAGGTAGGACACGTCCAGGCTGCCGGCAATGCCGGCAGCCAGAAAGACGAAACCTGCCGATTCCAGCAGCATTGGCTCGCCGGGTTTCAGTCGACCGGTCATCCAGGCCATGGGCAAACCGAGAAGAACACCGAGTAGCATGGCGCCCAGAACCTCATAGACCCCATACCCGATCGTTTCAAACAGGCTGACACCATTTCCCGAGAACAGTTCGGCAAACACCAGAAGAATGCTGAACAGGATTGCCCCCCAGGCATCGTCGATGGCAACAACCTGTGCCACTACCCGGGTCAGCGGCCCGCGGGATGCGGTTTCTCTCATCACATCCAGGGTAGCGGCCGGGTCGGTCGCCGTCGCGATGGCGGCGAGCAGCAGCGACGCTGGCAGGTTTTGCGTCACGGTCCAGATGGCGACGAATATCAGCAAGGCCGTCATCAGGGTCACGACCAGACTCACGATAATGGCTTCCCGGCCTTGTCTGAGATCGCGGAAAGACATGCGCTCGCCGAGCAGAAAACCCACCATGGCCAGGGTAAGCTCGGTAACCAGGCGAAAACTGTCACTGACCCTGGCGGGGACCAGGTCAAGGACCTCTGGGCCGGCCAGTGCGCCCACCAGCAACAGCAGGGTCACCCTGGGTACATGCAGCCGTTGGCCCAGCGTGTGGGCTCCGAGTGCTAACAGCATGATCCCGCCGATTAACAGCAGATCCAAAGCGTGGGACACAGCTTACTCCTGTTGAAGCGGCACTAGCCTGCCGCCGGTCAGCTTTACCACGTCCTGTGGCGAAAGCTCAATTTCCAGACCACGACGTCCGGCACTTACGTAAATGGTGTCAAACAATTCGGCCGAGTTGTCGAGGAAGGTTTTCAGGCGTTTTTTCTGTCCGAGCGGACTGACCCCGCCGAGCACGTAACCCGTGCTGCGCTGTACTTCCTGAGGATCCGCCATCGTGGCTTTTTTGCCGCCCGCAGCCCGGGCAATCAGTTTCATGCTTAACATGCCTGTGACCGGTATGATCCCCACTGCCAGCTCTTTCCCGTCAATGGTTACCACCAGTGTCTTGAACACTTGTTGCGGATTGGCCCCGGTTTTTTCTGCGGCTTCGGTACCGTAGCTCTCGCTGGCCGGATCATGGTCATATTCATGAATGGTGTGAGGCACCCTGGCTTTCCTGGCGGCGTTGATACCCGGGGTCATGTTGTCTCCTGCCTGGCCTTTTAAATGAGGGAAACTTACCACAGTATCTGTATCGGATGGCGATCCTGCCATCACATGTTTCTCGACTTATGCCGCTGAAGTGATTATTTTCTGGTCATCACACTTCCGAAGTTGAACAGGCTACATTCATGCAGCCCTCGTCGGCACGAAGTCAGGGAGCCGGGCAGCTTCCCGACCAAAAGTCTCCTTTGCGCCGCGCCCTTTGGGCGGCGCTCGTATACCTGGTTGCAGGACTCGTCTGGATCGCCTTCTCCGACACCGTTGTCGAGTCCTGGTTCAAGGATCCGGCAACTCTCTCGACCGTGCAGACCTGGAAAGGATTCACCTTTGTTCTGGTCACTGGGTCAGTACTGTTCCTGATACTCTTGCGCCAGCTCCGAAAAGACCGGGCCCTGCTCAGATTGCAGCTTGGCCAGAGTCAGGCACTGCGCAAGAGTGAGCGCCAGCTCCGGGTTTTAATGGATAACCTGCCGGGTATGGCCTATCGCTGTCGCTACGACCGTGACTGGACCATGCTTTTTGTCTCAGAGGGCTGCGCTCAGCTGACTGGCTACGAACCGGAGGAATTGACCAACAACCGACTGGTCAGCTTTGCCGACCTGCTTGATGAAGATACCAACCATCGTCTGGCAAGCGACGTAAAAGCTGCTCTTGCTGCCGGGGAGTTGTTTTCCGCGGAGTATTCTCTGGCCCGAAAGGATGGTCGTGAAATATGGGTCTGGGAACGCGGACGCTGCGTCGAGGAGGATGACGAGGGGCCTGTACTGGAGGGCATCATTCTGGACATCTCTGACAGAAAGGAGTTGGAGAACGAGTTGGAGGAGCTGGCCACACGGGACCCGCTTACGGCGCTGGTTAACCGTCGGGAAATAGAGCGAATCCTTGATGAAGAGCTGGAACGCGCCAAGCGCTATCAGCGGCCCATGGCAATGCTCTGGGTTGATTTTGACAATTTCAAGGATGTGAATGACACCTATGGTCATGCCGCGGGCGATTCGGTTCTGATGTCGGTGAGCACTCTGTTCAAAGAGGGTTTACGCAGCGTGGATTCGGTGGGACGCTTCGGAGGTGAGGAGTTTGTGATCGTTTTGCCGGAGATGGATGCTGTCGGAGCGAGGGAGACCGCCGAGCGCCTTCGTCGGCAGGTTGAGGCCCAACCTCAGCCCCTGGGTGACGGGAATACCGTGCCATTAACCATTAGTGTGGGGGTGGCGGTCTATCCAAACCATGGTCTGACTGCTTCCAAACTTTGTGCGGCTGCTGATCAGGCCATGTATCGGGCGAAGGAGCGTGGCCGGAACTGTGTTGCCATGGCACACTTGCCGGAACAAGTTCATGGTGGCCCATAACGACACCGTGCTTGTACCGCCAGGCATGTGGTGTAATGACTGAAACCCCCGTTGGCGGTGTTCGGCCAATGCAGAAACGTGCAACTGCATAGAAACTATAAAAAAACAGAAAAGGTTTATACGGATGAATCGACTAGCTCGCCGCGCGCTGCATACTTGCCATACTCCCAAGGACCTTGCGTCTGTTACTTTCCGGGATGTGGCGGGAGAGAACCCGGCCAGCGTCGGCGTCAGTACTGAGGCCGTGGACGCCATCTGGCACAGCGTGGAGGGGCTCTATCGTACAGGCGTCCATCCTGGCATTCAGCTTTCGGTTCGACATCGCGGTGAGCAGGTGCTCCATCGGGCCATTGGCCATGCCAGTGGGAACGGCCCCGATGATTCTGCCGATGCACTCAAGGTCCCGATGACCACAGATACCCCGATTTGCTATTTTTCCGCTTCCAAAGCCGTGACCGCCCTCCTGATGCACATGTTATCGGAGCAGGGGCTGGTTAACCTGATGGATCCGGTTTCCTATTACTGCCCTGAATTTGCCCAGAGTGGAAAGCGCACGATCACTGTTCACCAGATACTGTCCCACCGGGGTGGTATACCGGCTATTCCCCGGGAGACACCCATTGATGTGTTGTGGAACCGGGATGAGATCTGGCGCCTGTTGTGCAAAGCCAAACCGGTAGAGGTGGACGGTTCCAAGGTGGCCTATCACGCTGTTACCGGTGGCTTTGTCCTGCAGCGGGTTCTTGAAAGGGTTACCGGGGCGTCCATTGAACACTACCTGGATACTCACCTGCGCGAGCCCATGGGGATGAGGTGGTTCACCTATGGCATTGCGCCAGAGCATCTGCACGATCTGGCTGCCAACTATGCCACGGGCCCGAGACCTCGTTTTCCTGTTTCCTGGGTGGTAAACCGTGCCCTGGGCGGTGACATCCGGACCGTTGAGCAGGTGACCAACGACCCACGCTTTCAGGAAGCGGTCATTCCCGCTGGTAACCTGTGCGGTACGGCGGAAGAAATGGGACGGTTCTTTCAGATGATGCTCAACGGTGGCGTCTGGAACGGCAAGCGTGTTTGCAGTGAGATAACCATTCGGCGTGCGATTCAGCAGTTCGGCTCACTTCAGATCGACCGCACCATGATGATCCCAATGCGTTTCAGCGCCGGTATGATGCTTGGGGGAAATCCGGTTGGGCTATGGGGCCAACAGAGCCGCTATGCCTTTGGTCATGTCGGCCTGATCAACAAGCTTTGCTGGGCGGACGCGGCCCGTGACATTTCAGTCAGCTTGCTGAACACCGGCTTCCCGATCGTTGGGCATCATTTGCCGGCCATGGCGAAGTTTGTCTACACCGTGTGTGATCGTTTTCCCCTCATACCCGAGAACCAGAGACCTCTGGTTGCCGCCTGATCTTGCGGATTCATAAGGTTTCTAGTTGCGCCTCCAGAATACCGAGAACGGACGATAATATGTCGCGGAAGTCGGTCAGTGTCTGGGTCCTCTGAATTACGTCTTCCCGTTTCTCATCAAGTCGTTCCAGCTTCGGGACCACCCGGCGAATACCTTCGGTGATCACCTCGTAGGGGTAATGGTGGTCCTGGATGCTGAGCTTGTTAATCTCTGCCACTTCCTGGCTGAAAATGCTGATGATGTCGTAGAGCATATCCTTGTGATGGATACTGCTGGCTTCCCAGTATGCGTCGTCCAGCAGTTCAAGGAGCGAAAGATACTCACGGAGGGTGTCGGCAACTGAGGTCTGATTCATGATAATACTCGATTTTCCGTCTTGGTCTTGGCCGGGCAAAGTTGGTGTTAAGGGAACTATAGCAGGGGATTGATCGTGTAGTCGGAAGCCCGTGTTCCAGGCCGGCAATACAAATGAAACTATATTCATTTTGTTGTGCTTTTTCTGGCAGTTGTGCAGACTGCGAAAACGGGACAAGGAAATATCACGACTCAATGGACGAGAATCCGAATGGACAAGCCCACGCATCCCCCTCACGGACGACGCGAGCGCGCGGTCAAGCTCGATCATCACGACAGTGTTCGCAGTCATGTGTACCAGCAGGTCAGCTCGGAAGTCGAGCGGCTGGAACGCCGGGTTCACACCCTGCGCCTTACCAATGCCCCCCATGCGGCAATCATGATCTCCACTTATGAGCGGCTGATTGACCGGAAGAAGGGCTTTTTGCAGAACTGGAATATGCAGGGCGACGGTTTTTACTGACGCTCCGGAATAGCGATGGTCGCCCAGCTGACCCTGGCGTCAGCATCCTCTTGATAACTGCAGTAGTCGGGATTGTTTACCGTTTTGTCCGGATTGTCCGACGTGGGTGCGGGAATGGTTGACGGTTCGCCATCCGAGCTGAAAATTCGTACGACTTGCATAGGGTAGTCCAGCTCCACCCTGAGGCAGTCCGGGCTTCCGTCCGCCGGTTCGCTGATACCATGGCGGCTTAGATCAAGGACCTTTTTTTCAGGGCTCTTGATAAAAAGCGTGTCTCTCTGGCCACTCATAAAATCCTGTCTTAATTCGATACTTCCAGCTGTTCGACTCAGGTAATCTGCAGTGGCGAACTCAGGCGTGTTGTAGCCAAGGGTTACAAAGCTGTTTGCATCGAAGCGGCTACCGGCCAGAACGCTGACCAGTTCAGGCTGTGCGTCCTCATCCTCCGGGTCGACACTCCGGCTGACATACTGAATCGTACGATACACCTTCTCCTGGACACTGCTACCGTCAGCGCCATCGGGCAGGTAGCGCCAGTCCAGCGTCGGATAAATCCAGATTTTGTCGTTCAGGGCAGCGTCCTGCAGTACCGCTGCCTGGTCGGTAAACCGGATGTCTGCACCATTTCCGCGACTGTTGTAGGTACCCGATGCGCCACTGGCAATTCGGTCTGCTATGTATTTCCTGCCATCCTGGAAATTGACGACTTCTCCGGAAGCGATCACCTGATTCATCAGGTCCAGAGGGTTTCGTACCTTTGAATAGCTCCGGCCCTCTTCGGCAGGTGTGGACCGGATGAAAATTCCAATGTGGTTACGAAGTTCAGTCATCGTATCCACGTTATCAGGGTTGTTACCGTCAGCCGGCTGAATACCACGATAGAAGTCATCAAACCGGGTGTGCTCGATGGTGTCTGGTGCCCGTTCAGTGTTCTCCAGATCAAAGCTTGAGAATGTCAGGTCTACGTCGGTAGCTGGGTTGAAGGCAGTTGGACCAGTATCTTCCATACCACAACCGCTGATGCCAGTGATGGCGAGGGAAATAGCGGCGAAAATGCAGGAATGTCTCATTTCAGATGGCCCCGAGGTGCGCAAAAGTGCGTAAACGGCTAAAGTGGAAATCTGCGGGCCCGTCCGCCCGGGCTCGAGTGCTGACAATAAACGATAAAACAGGCATCTACCCTCGCGGAGATCACATTTTGTGGCAAAGGTATAATCTGGCATCGCGTGCAGTTGTTTCTGGACTGCTGGTCATACTGGCATTTCTGGCGTCCCTGGCGCCGGCAGTGGCCAGTGCCCAGGACCGTTGCCGTGAAGGTGCCATTATTCTGACCGCAAGCACCTCCAGTGTCCGTGATCTCGGGAGTTGTATCTGGTATCGGGAAGACCCGGATCAGGCGCTGACAGTTCAGGATATCCAGGCTGATGGCCTGACCGCGTTTACACGTCATGAAGGTGGCGTGCTCAATTTCGGTTACACCGAGTCGGCCTACTGGATCCGTTTTGATTTGCTCACTCGTGACCATGGCGCAGATACCGATTGGATTTTCGAGCTCGCCCTGCCTCTGGTGGATGAAGTGCAGCTCTACCTGGTTCGTAATGGTGAGTTGTTTGAGCGGCGCGAGACCGGGTATTCCGACAGTTGGGATCAACGCGACCTGGAAGTTCCCAATCCGACGTTTCGCCTGAAGCTGGCACCGGAGACGGTGAATACGGTTTATCTCCGTATTACCAACACCAACACCTTTCGTCTGCCGATCAGTCTCTGGCATCCGGACAGCTATATTGCCAAGGTCTCGGTGGACGAAGCCGTCCGTGGCATCCTGCTCGGCGCGATTCTGGCCATTCTGGCCTACAACCTGTTTGTTGCGGTATCCGTGCGCGAGCGCAGCAACATCTATTACGTGCTGTATCTGGTCTCAGCCACGATTTTCATCGCGACCGAGCAGGTCCATGGCGTTCAGCTGCTGGACAGCCGGCCAGTCATTTTCAACAAGGAATTTCTGCATTTCCAGATCCTGATGACCTGGTTCTGGGGGCTGTTGATGGCCCGCTCCCTGCTTGAGACCCGTGAACGATCCGCCGATCTGGATCAGGTTATCCAGCTTTGCCTCTATTCCGTCGGTGCCACTTTCCTGTTGTCCATGTTCCTTCCCTATCACATAGCCATGCAGTGGATTGTGGTGGGGTCTATTTTGCTCAGCACGATTATGATCGTGGTCAGTTACCTGTCATGGCGCTATTACAATCCCGCCGCACGGTCCTATTTCTTTGCCTGGACCCTGGCACTCATCGGCTTCGGGATATATGCCTTCACCGTGATGGGATTTCTGCCCCTGAATACATTTACCAATTACTCGCCGCAGTTTGGGCTGACGGCGCAAATTATCCTGTTCTCCTTTGCCCTCGCGGACAGGATCAAGCAGGTGCAGGGTGAAGCTCTGAGCTGGAGCCAGCGTGCACTATCGAACCTGCAGCGATACCAGTCCCTGTTTGATAATGCCATTGAAGGTGTCTTCCAGATGTCGCCGGACCGTCGGTTTGTGACGGCAAACCCCGCGATGGCCAGGCTCATGGGCTATAACAGCAGCCGCGAACTGCTCAATCGCAGTCCCGATGTCCTGGAAGCCTGCATTGCCGATGACCGGCTGCGCCGCCTTGTCGTGCAGCAGCTGGAAGCAAAGGGCACCGTCAAAGGGGTTGAAGCCCGTTATTTCACCCGCGATGGCGAGGAGCGCTGGGCCACCATTTCACTGCACACGGTGTTCGATGCTGATGGTGAGCCGACCCACCTGGAAGGCACCTGTATTGATGCGACAGAAAGCCATCAGCGTCAGCGGATTGAGCGGGAGCGGGAACAGGAGCGGCTGGAAAAAGAGCTGGCGCGTAACTCTGCTGAAGCCAAGAGTCAGTTCCTGGCAAATATGAGCCACGAGATCCGGACACCACTGGCGGCCATCATCGGTTATGGCGAGACGCTCCTGGATCCGGATTTGAGCCAGCAGGACAAGCATAGCAGTGCGGAAACAGTGGTTCGCAGTGGTCGGCACCTGCTTGATCTGGTCAACGATATTCTCGACCACTCCAAGATTGACGCCAACAAGCTGGATGTGGATGTCGTGTCGGTCAACCTGCCGGAACTGCTCGATGAGATCCGCGCCTTTTTTGCGCCCAGGGCCCGGGAGAAGGGGCTGGATTTCAGCGTCATGTGCGAATTCCCGCTACCGGAACAGATCCTTACCGACCCCACCCGGTTCCGGCAGATCATCATCAACCTTTGCGGAAATGCGCTTAAGTTCACCGAAAAAGGTTCCATTACCCTGGTAATACGCTGTGACCGTGAGTATGAAATGCTCATTGCCCGGGTCGTTGATACCGGTATTGGCATGAAGCCGGAACAGCTGGGCAGGTTGTTTGATCCGTTCGCCCAGGGCAGCGCTGCGATATCCCGGCAATATGGCGGCACCGGCCTTGGACTCAGTATTTCCCGACGCCTTGCCGAGCTGCTGGGGGGTAGTATTCATGTCCACAGTACCTACGGTGAGGGCAGTGAATTCGAGCTTTCGATCCGTACCGGTGCGCTGGAAAACGTGCACTTCCTTCGGGATGCCTCCGAGCTCAGTCAGCGTCGCCGTGCCATTCCCATGGTGGTGGCTCCCCAGCTCAGCGGCAGAATTCTTTGTGCGGAGGATAACGACGTGAATCGCCGGCTGGTATCCCTGCTGGTAGCCCGCACAGGTGCCGAGCTGGTGCATGTGGGCAATGGCGCCGAGGCACTGGATGTTGCTCTTCGTGAACCCTTTGACCTGATTTTGATGGATATCCAGATGCCGGTGATGAATGGTCGCGATGCCACCGCCGCGCTCAGGGAGGCCGGGGTAAATGCACCGGTAATTGCCTTGACGGCCAATGTCATGTCTGAAGATATTGCCGACTATCGCCTTGCTGGCTGCAATGAGCATCTGGCCAAGCCGATCGACAAGCAACGGTTTTACGAAGTGCTGGCACGTTATCTGGTCGTCCTGCCCGACACTGTGCAGGTGCCGGTCCACGCTTTCAGTGGCAGGGTCCTGGTGGCCGAGGACAATGAGGAGAACCGGCAGCTTGTGGAGCGGATGCTGCGTCGGCAGGGTCTGGATGT of Marinobacter sediminum contains these proteins:
- a CDS encoding NADP-dependent isocitrate dehydrogenase, producing MTSSKAKIVYTLTDEAPALATRSLLPILETYAKPAGIEFETSDISLAARILANFPDYLEEDQRVPDALTELGAYTKDPDANIIKLPNISASIPQLREAIKELNKQGFKVPEYKEHPETDEEQEIQSRYAKVLGSAVNPVLREGNSDRRAPAAVKAFARKYPHSMGEWSPASRTHVAHMRGGDFYSSEQSVTLDKATNTRIVFENKQGKQTVLKAELPLQEGEVLDGMFMSKNALVKFFEDAIEDCEKTGVMFSLHVKATMMKISHPIVFGHAVKVFYKDLFEKHGELFDEIGVNPNNGLSSVIEKIKQLPESKQEQIQEDLHACYEHRPEIAMVDSVKGITNLHVPSDVIVDASMPAMIRNSGKMWARDNKLKDTKAVMPESTYATIYQEAINFCKTHGAFDPTTMGTVPNVGLMAQKAEEYGSHDKTFEIKEDGVVRVITEDGTVLTEHNVEKGDIWRACQTKDLPIRDWVKLAVSRARATGMPAVFWLDDERAHDAELIKKVETYLKDHDTDGLDIRIMSPVRAIRWTMERLIRGLDTISVSGNVLRDYLTDLFPILELGTSAKMLSIVPLLNGGGLYETGAGGSAPKHVQQLIQENHLRWDSLGEFLATAVSLDELGEKQSNERARLLGQTLDKATERLLENNQSPSRVTGELDNRGSHFHLARYWAEELSRQDGDKELKEFFAKLSKQLEENKDKILQEMTMVQGKPADIGGYYHPPMELVCKVMQPSETLNKIMSDARASVK
- a CDS encoding cation:proton antiporter, which translates into the protein MSHALDLLLIGGIMLLALGAHTLGQRLHVPRVTLLLLVGALAGPEVLDLVPARVSDSFRLVTELTLAMVGFLLGERMSFRDLRQGREAIIVSLVVTLMTALLIFVAIWTVTQNLPASLLLAAIATATDPAATLDVMRETASRGPLTRVVAQVVAIDDAWGAILFSILLVFAELFSGNGVSLFETIGYGVYEVLGAMLLGVLLGLPMAWMTGRLKPGEPMLLESAGFVFLAAGIAGSLDVSYLLTCMTLGVTVANRAHHHVRPFRSIEGIIEPFLATFFFLAGFGLDWEVLPTLGILGAVYILARVAGRVLGGYTGGVLAGSSHVVRARNGACLLPQAGVAMGLALVATHRMPELTFVLPLIIGSTVLFELIGPPVTMYQLRRAGEAGKGYEEEPDDY
- the ybaK gene encoding Cys-tRNA(Pro) deacylase; its protein translation is MTPGINAARKARVPHTIHEYDHDPASESYGTEAAEKTGANPQQVFKTLVVTIDGKELAVGIIPVTGMLSMKLIARAAGGKKATMADPQEVQRSTGYVLGGVSPLGQKKRLKTFLDNSAELFDTIYVSAGRRGLEIELSPQDVVKLTGGRLVPLQQE
- a CDS encoding GGDEF domain-containing protein, yielding MQPSSARSQGAGQLPDQKSPLRRALWAALVYLVAGLVWIAFSDTVVESWFKDPATLSTVQTWKGFTFVLVTGSVLFLILLRQLRKDRALLRLQLGQSQALRKSERQLRVLMDNLPGMAYRCRYDRDWTMLFVSEGCAQLTGYEPEELTNNRLVSFADLLDEDTNHRLASDVKAALAAGELFSAEYSLARKDGREIWVWERGRCVEEDDEGPVLEGIILDISDRKELENELEELATRDPLTALVNRREIERILDEELERAKRYQRPMAMLWVDFDNFKDVNDTYGHAAGDSVLMSVSTLFKEGLRSVDSVGRFGGEEFVIVLPEMDAVGARETAERLRRQVEAQPQPLGDGNTVPLTISVGVAVYPNHGLTASKLCAAADQAMYRAKERGRNCVAMAHLPEQVHGGP
- a CDS encoding serine hydrolase domain-containing protein, translated to MNRLARRALHTCHTPKDLASVTFRDVAGENPASVGVSTEAVDAIWHSVEGLYRTGVHPGIQLSVRHRGEQVLHRAIGHASGNGPDDSADALKVPMTTDTPICYFSASKAVTALLMHMLSEQGLVNLMDPVSYYCPEFAQSGKRTITVHQILSHRGGIPAIPRETPIDVLWNRDEIWRLLCKAKPVEVDGSKVAYHAVTGGFVLQRVLERVTGASIEHYLDTHLREPMGMRWFTYGIAPEHLHDLAANYATGPRPRFPVSWVVNRALGGDIRTVEQVTNDPRFQEAVIPAGNLCGTAEEMGRFFQMMLNGGVWNGKRVCSEITIRRAIQQFGSLQIDRTMMIPMRFSAGMMLGGNPVGLWGQQSRYAFGHVGLINKLCWADAARDISVSLLNTGFPIVGHHLPAMAKFVYTVCDRFPLIPENQRPLVAA